The Deinococcus koreensis genome window below encodes:
- a CDS encoding aspartate-semialdehyde dehydrogenase, with protein sequence MRVAIVGATGAVGHELMQVLESRLKFDELLLYASPRSAGSRLTFGGQELTVQVTPEGPIDADVILASAGGSVSKALAHRWIEGGGVVIDNSSAFRYDAQVPLVVPEVNGEAALSHRGIIANPNCTTAIAVVAVAPIHREYGVKRMIVSTYQATSGAGQKGMDELLEQTRVQLEGGQATHEVFAHPIPFNVIPHIDAFQDNGYTKEEMKVVWETHKIIGDSSIRVSCTAVRIPTLRTHSEAITLELERPATPAQIRELLARSAGVEVRDDPAAGLYPMPLTASGKYDVEVGRIRESLVFDGGIDLFVSGDQLLKGAALNAVQIAEYLQEKGALKERQRV encoded by the coding sequence ATGCGCGTAGCCATCGTCGGAGCCACCGGAGCTGTAGGACACGAACTCATGCAGGTGCTGGAGAGCCGCCTGAAGTTCGACGAGCTGCTGCTGTACGCCTCGCCGCGCAGCGCCGGAAGCAGACTGACCTTTGGGGGCCAGGAACTCACCGTGCAGGTCACCCCGGAGGGGCCCATCGACGCCGACGTGATCCTGGCGAGCGCGGGCGGCAGCGTGAGCAAGGCGCTCGCCCACAGGTGGATCGAGGGCGGCGGCGTGGTGATCGACAACTCCAGCGCCTTCCGCTACGACGCCCAGGTGCCGCTGGTCGTGCCCGAGGTGAACGGCGAGGCCGCGCTGAGCCACCGGGGCATCATCGCCAACCCGAACTGCACGACCGCCATCGCTGTGGTCGCCGTGGCGCCCATCCACCGCGAGTACGGCGTCAAGCGCATGATCGTCAGCACCTACCAGGCCACCTCCGGCGCCGGCCAGAAGGGCATGGACGAGCTGTTGGAGCAGACGCGCGTGCAGCTGGAGGGCGGGCAGGCGACCCACGAGGTCTTCGCCCACCCGATCCCCTTCAACGTCATCCCGCACATCGACGCCTTCCAGGACAACGGCTACACCAAAGAAGAGATGAAGGTGGTCTGGGAGACCCACAAGATCATCGGCGACAGCTCCATCCGGGTGAGCTGCACCGCCGTGCGGATTCCCACCCTGCGCACCCATTCGGAGGCCATCACGCTGGAGCTGGAGCGGCCCGCCACCCCGGCGCAGATCCGCGAGCTGCTCGCCCGCTCGGCCGGCGTGGAGGTGCGCGACGATCCCGCCGCGGGGCTCTACCCGATGCCCCTGACCGCCTCCGGCAAGTACGACGTGGAGGTCGGCCGCATCCGCGAGTCGCTGGTCTTCGACGGCGGGATCGACCTGTTCGTGTCGGGCGATCAGCTCCTCAAGGGCGCCGCACTGAACGCCGTGCAGATCGCGGAATACCTGCAGGAGAAGGGCGCGCTGAAAGAGCGGCAGCGGGTCTGA